A genomic region of Pseudochaenichthys georgianus chromosome 12, fPseGeo1.2, whole genome shotgun sequence contains the following coding sequences:
- the LOC117455999 gene encoding probable G-protein coupled receptor 21 yields MMNYSLDPLNQSSTDPSNLSAPFCLLEIGYSQIFTVCLLEVSIICLLTVLIICGNLVVMFVFHCAPLLSQHTTSAFIQTMAYADLLVGVSCLYPSLSLLHHLQGLDPKLTCQVFGYMVSVLKSVSMVSLACVSVDRYVAITQPLTYASLVTPCRVRCCIVLIWLYSALVFLPSFLGWGKPGYHGDVVEWCAIEWKTSPAFTTFIVALLYAPAALTVCFTYANIFKICRQHTREISERHARYRPQQLQGPGLTVGSAVKDNSAVGHLPQLSEPQTSQPQYQQPTSTYPDKRYAMVLFRITSVFYILWLPYILYFLLESAGIYHHPAASFLTTWLAISNSFCNCLIYSLSNSAFRKGLKRLCSFCLHGSGRGFGTGNTKKAFVGSVEKGCGVPGYGYGHGEISIGTTCHV; encoded by the coding sequence ATGATGAATTACTCCCTGGATCCACTGAACCAAAGCTCTACTGACCCGTCAAACTTATCTGCTCCCTTCTGCCTGCTGGAGATAGGCTATTCCCAAATTTTCACCGTCTGCCTCCTTGAAGTCTCGATCATATGTTTGCTCACTGTTCTTATTATATGTGGTAACCTTGTGGTGATGTTTGTGTTTCACTGTGCACCCTTGCTTAGCCAGCACACCACTAGTGCTTTCATCCAGACCATGGCATACGCTGATCTGCTGGTGGGGGTCAGCTGCCTGTACCCCTCCCTGTCCCTGCTCCATCACCTCCAGGGCCTCGACCCCAAACTCACCTGCCAGGTGTTCGGCTACATGGTGTCTGTTTTGAAATCGGTTTCAATGGTGTCGTTAGCGTGTGTGAGTGTAGACCGCTACGTCGCCATCACACAACCTCTGACTTATGCGTCTCTCGTGACACCGTGTCGAGTGCGATGCTGCATCGTGCTGATATGGTTGTACTCTGCTCTGGTGTTTCTCCCGTCTTTTCTCGGGTGGGGGAAGCCCGGATACCATGGTGATGTGGTGGAGTGGTGCGCAATTGAGTGGAAGACTAGCCCGGCTTTCACCACCTTTATCGTTGCACTGCTCTACGCCCCGGCTGCCCTCACCGTTTGCTTCACCTACGCCAACATCTTCAAGATCTGCCGACAGCACACCCGGGAGATCAGCGAGCGCCACGCACGTTACCGACCCCAACAGCTGCAGGGTCCAGGACTGACTGTTGGATCTGCGGTCAAAGACAACAGCGCAGTAGGGCACTTGCCACAATTGTCTGAACCACAAACATCCCAGCCCCAGTATCAGCAGCCCACATCAACATACCCGGACAAGCGATACGCTATGGTACTGTTCCGCATTACCAGCGTGTTTTACATCCTCTGGTTGCCCTACATCCTCTACTTTCTGTTGGAGAGTGCTGGGATCTACCACCACCCTGCAGCCTCATTCCTAACCACATGGCTTGCCATCAGCAACAGCTTCTGTAACTGTCTCATCTACAGCCTCTCCAACTCTGCTTTCCGGAAGGGCCTCAAACGCCTCTGCTCCTTCTGTTTACATGGCAGTGGTCGTGGCTTTGGGACTGGGAACACCAAAAAAGCTTTTGTGGGTTCTGTAGAAAAGGGATGTGGAGTTCCCGGGTATGGATACGGTCATGGGGAAATAAGTATCGGCACAACATGTCATGTGTAG